The DNA region GGTGATCAGCATGAACGACGGCCGGCCGCGGCCCATCGACGACGAACTCAGGGCCAGGCTGGTGGCATATCAGGCGGCGTCGGGCGGGGCCGGGGAGGACAGTGCAACATGATGCTATACCTCGACAGGGATCAGGTGCAGGCGGCGTTACACTGGGAAACGCTGATCCCGGCCATGAAAGAGGCCCTGATCGCCTTTTCCGCCGGCCAGGTCATCCAGCCCGTGCGCCAAACCCTGACGGTCGAGGAGGAAGGCGGGTTCTTTCTCTTGATGCCGGCGATTTCCCAGGCCATGGGGGTCAAACTGGTGACCTTCTACCCCGGCAACGCGGAGCGGGATCTGCACACCCATCACGCCATGATCATGCTCTTCGAGCGCGCCACAGGCGTGCCCCTGGCGGTAATGGACGGCGGCTTGATCACCGAGATGCGCACGGCGGCGGTGTCGGCGGTGGCCACCGATCTGCTGGCGGCGCCCGAGGCCCGGGTGCTGGCCATCCTGGGCAGCGGCGTCCAGGCCCGCAGTCACATAGCGGCACTGGGCCAGGTGCGCGACTTCGACGAGGTGCGGATCTGGAGCCGCACCCCGGCCCACGCCGAGGTCCTGGCCGCCGAGGTCGGCGCCCGGGCCGTTGCCGACGCCCGGGAAGCGGTATCGGG from Alphaproteobacteria bacterium includes:
- a CDS encoding ornithine cyclodeaminase family protein; translation: MMLYLDRDQVQAALHWETLIPAMKEALIAFSAGQVIQPVRQTLTVEEEGGFFLLMPAISQAMGVKLVTFYPGNAERDLHTHHAMIMLFERATGVPLAVMDGGLITEMRTAAVSAVATDLLAAPEARVLAILGSGVQARSHIAALGQVRDFDEVRIWSRTPAHAEVLAAEVGARAVADAREAVSGADVIVTATPATEPILEGAWLEPGAHVNAVGYAGAQGRELDSAAMQGVVYVDSRAGAEVEAGDVTFAGAEIHAELGEALAGGKEARVGEITIFESLGLAIEDVAAAQLVYDSVRRDR